A stretch of the Ananas comosus cultivar F153 linkage group 14, ASM154086v1, whole genome shotgun sequence genome encodes the following:
- the LOC109720571 gene encoding uncharacterized membrane protein At1g16860-like — protein sequence MGSRFPAHQLSNGLYVSGRPEQPKEKAPTMSSTAMPYTGGDIKKSGELGKMFDLHVEKSRKSGPLTNASSRNSSGPIPPAVSRSSYSGSLSSSVPGTGGSNRQKSNSGPLNKHGEPVKKSSGPQSGGVTPMARQNSGPLTPVLPTTGLITSGPISSGPLNSSGAPRKVSGPLDSTGSMKLHSTTSFAHNQAVTNLSQVEDGYSFKGSFPKPMLYAIILLFVMGFIAGGFILGAVHNAILLIVIVVIFAAVAALFIYNICSGKRAIIGFIGHYPDAELRTAKDGQYVKVSGVVTCGNVPLESSFQKVPRCVYTSTSLYEYRGWDSKAANTQHRRFTWGLRSMERHVVDFYISDFQSGLRALVKTGYGARVTPYVDESIVVDVNPDNKDMSPEFLRWLRERNLSSDDRIMRLKEGYIKEGSTVSVMGVVQRNENVLMIVPPSEPFSTGCQWAKCILPASLEGIVLRCEDTSKIDVIPV from the exons ATGGGTTCGAGATTCCCTGCACACCAACTCAGCAATGGCCTTTACGTCTCAGGCCGGCCTGAGCAGCCCAAGGAGAAGGCTCCTACAATGAGCTCCACCGCCATGCCCTACACTGGCGGAGACATCAAGAAATCTGGCGAGCTTGGAAAAATGTTCGATCTTCATGTGGAGAAGTCCCGCAAATCTGGGCCTCTCACTAATGCTTCTTCAAGAAACTCGTCCGGACCTATTCCGCCTGCTGTCTCTCGGTCCAGCTATTCTGGCTCTCTCTCATCCTCAGTTCCTGGCACCGGCGGCTCAAACCGACAGAAATCCAATTCCGGGCCACTTAACAAGCATGGGGAACCCGTTAAGAAGTCATCGGGCCCGCAATCCGGAGGAGTAACCCCAATGGCCCGCCAGAACTCTGGCCCGCTCACGCCGGTGCTCCCTACTACCGGGCTCATCACTTCAGGTCCTATTTCCTCGGGTCCACTGAACTCATCTGGGGCCCCTCGAAAAGTATCTGGGCCATTGGATTCGACTGGGTCAATGAAGCTGCATAGCACTACCTCCTTTGCGCATAATCAGGCCGTCACTAATCTCAGCCAGGTGGAAGACGGTTACTCATTCAAGGGGAGCTTTCCAAAGCCAATGCTCTATGCTATTATTCTGCTGTTTGTAATGGGGTTCATTGCGGGTGGCTTCATCCTGGGTGCGGTTCACAACGCCATTCTTCTTATTGTCATCGTGGTTATctttgctgctgttgctgcacTTTTCATCTATAATATTTGCTCAGGAAAAAGAGCAATTATAGGGTTTATCGGCCATTACCCCGATGCTGAGCTTAGAACTGCAAAGGACGGGCAGTATGTAAAAGTTTCTGGG GTTGTTACATGTGGAAATGTTCCCCTTGAATCATCATTTCAAAAGGTACCCAGGTGTGTGTACACGTCCACTAGCCTATATGAGTACAGGGGTTGGGACTCAAAGGCCGCCAATACTCAGCATCGCCGCTTTACTTGGGGGCTAAGGTCAATGGAG CGCCATGTGGTTGACTTTTACATCTCCGACTTCCAATCTGGCTTGCGAGCCTTGGTCAAGACAGGCTATGGTGCTAGGGTGACACCATATGTTGATGAATCTATTGTTGTCGACGTCAACCCCGACAACAAGGACATGTCTCCTGAATTTCTTCGGTGGCTGCGGGAGAGAAACCTTTCTAGCGATGATCGGATAATGCGCCTGAAAGAAGG GTACATCAAAGAGGGAAGCACTGTGAGTGTGATGGGTGTCGTCCAGAGGAACGAAAATGTTTTAATGATAGTCCCTCCATCCGAGCCTTTCTCCACTGGTTGCCAGTGGGCCAAATGCATACTTCCCGCGAGCCTCGAGGGGATCGTCTTGAGATGCGAAGACACCTCGAAGATCGATGTCATACCCGTGTAG